A window of the Labeo rohita strain BAU-BD-2019 chromosome 1, IGBB_LRoh.1.0, whole genome shotgun sequence genome harbors these coding sequences:
- the sparcl1 gene encoding SPARC-like protein 1, with the protein MKKDLFLFCFLVSALAAYVQSKPHGKNQHVKHNPTPKEQSESVKHHDSKDGVLPTFLPFESSTQDPEDEDTSEENESRVEMKQAGAEEIKGSEEGEKNTPLLLSEEALTQLLQVPEEADEPVQEDEDDGDSPEKDKEIKKMEEKKKDGESTMKNEDGTEQREGENKVEDANETDSSTESEIPMDLDYAADRDASQPLPVKIEEAKASTINTIKEVEETAEDVIPTVTVDYDSQQSNTDSEDTAEEQEVPAEQTQDELKEAFRDSEDVNEKEKSDQQDEKNSSGKKTKKEKKKQKNESNSHGKGKAKKQRNNQRMEKMQNDQAGTMEETAEHTHRKDPEELAEPIENTEPKAKRKNGKWTRLVGMNPVQIRATMELYPDIRPTHRPSGQGLEADPCENFPCKRGKTCKMNDENKPVCVCQEPSECPPSVNDFEHVCGTDNKTYDTSCQLFATKCGLEGTKIGHRLHLDYTGSCKFIPPCLESELVQFPLRMRDWLKNVLLQLYEHESMSPGFLTAKQRIRVQKIYESERRLHAGDHPVELLQQDFEKNYNMYIYPVHWQFAQMDQHPSDRFLSHSELAPLRVPLVPMEHCTSVFFQKCDADKDKLVSFKEWCICFGMKEEDMDTNLLF; encoded by the exons ATGAAGAAAGACCTGTTTCTCTTCTGCTTTTTGGTCTCAGCGCTGGCCGCATAT gtACAAAGTAAGCCTCATGGAAAAAATCAGCATGTCAAACACAACCCGACTCCAAAAGAGCAG tcaGAGTCAGTGAAGCATCATGACAGTAAGGATGGAGTTCTACCCACATTTCTGCCTTTTGAGTCCAGCACTCAGGACCCAGAGGATGAAGACACGAGTGAGGAGAATGAGAGCCGTGTGGAGATGAAGCAAGCAGGGGCAGAAGAGATTAAAGGTTCAGAGGAAGGTGAGAAGAATACACCTTTGCTCCTGAGTGAGGAGGCACTGACTCAGCTCCTGCAGGTCCCTGAGGAGGCAGATGAACCTGTGCAggaagatgaagatgatggtGACAGTCcagaaaaagacaaagaaataaagaagatggaggagaaaaagaaagatggAGAATCTACAATGAAGAACGAAGATGGAACTGAACAAAGAGAAGGTGAGAACAAGGTAGAGGATGCAAATGAGACTGACAGCAGTACCGAGTCAGAGATACCAATGGATTTGGACTATGCAGCTGACCGTGATGCTTCACAGCCACTACCTGTCAAGATAGAGGAGGCCAAAGCTTCAACCATCAACACTATAAAAGAGGTAGAAGAAACAGCTGAAGATGTGATTCCCACAGTCACAGTGGACTATGATTCCCAGCAATCCAACACTGACTCCGAAGACACTGCAGAAGAACAGGAAGTGCCAGCAGAACAAACCCAAGATGAGCTTAAAGAGGCTTTTCGGGACTCTGAGGATGTCAATGAAAAAGAGAAGAGTGATCAACAGGATGAGAAAAACAGCAGTGGCAAGAAGACaaagaaggagaagaaaaagCAGAAGAATGAAAGTAATAGCCATGGAAAGGGCAAAGCCAAGAAGCAGCGAAACAACCAGCGGATGGAGAAGATGCAGAATGACCAAGCTGGTACAATGGAAGAAACTGCGGAACATACTCACAGGAAAGACCCAGAAGAATTGGCGGAGCCCATTGAAAATACAGAGCCTAAAGCCAAAAGGAAGAATGGGAAATGG ACCCGATTGGTGGGGATGAATCCCGTACAAATTAGGGCCACTATGGAGCTTTACCCTGACATTCGACCCACTCATCGGCCCAGTGGACAGGGGTTGGAAGCTG ACCCCTGTGAGAACTTTCCCTGTAAAAGAGGGAAGACATGCAAAATGAACGATGAGAACAAACCCGTCTGTGTGTGTCAGGAGCCGTCAGAATGTCCTCCAAGTGTAAATGATTTTGAGCAT gtatGTGGAACTGACAACAAGACATATGACACATCCTGTCAGCTCTTTGCTACCAAGTGTGGCCTTGAGGGGACCAAAATAGGCCACAGACTTCACCTGGATTACACCGGATCCTGCAAAT TTATTCCTCCATGTCTGGAGTCGGAGCTGGTGCAGTTCCCTCTGCGTATGCGGGACTGGCTGAAAAACGTGCTTTTGCAGTTATATGAGCATGAATCCATGTCTCCTGGCTTTCTCACAGCTAAACAAAGAATCAGA GTTCAGAAGATCTATGAGAGTGAGAGACGGCTTCATGCAGGCGATCACCCCGTTGAGCTTTTACAGCAAGACTTTGAGAAGAACTACAACATGTACATCTATCCAGTACACTGGCAGTTTGCACAGATGGACCAGCATCCTTCAGACAG GTTTCTTTCTCACTCTGAGCTGGCTCCACTACGTGTTCCCCTAGTTCCAATGGAGCACTGCACCTCAGTCTTTTTCCAAAAGTGTGATGCTGACAAGGACAAATTGGTCTCCTTCAAAGAGTGGTGCATCTGCTTTGGCATGAAGGAAG AGGATATGGATACCAATCTGCTGTTCTGA